In Pan troglodytes isolate AG18354 chromosome 21, NHGRI_mPanTro3-v2.0_pri, whole genome shotgun sequence, one genomic interval encodes:
- the DBNDD2 gene encoding dysbindin domain-containing protein 2 isoform X5 — MGAGNFLTALEVPVAALAGAASDRRASCERVSPPPPLPHFRLPPLPRSRLPGPVSRLEPGALLLGCWLQWGAPSPGPLCLLFRLCSCTCFAPLPAGADMDPNPRAALERQQLRLRERQKFFEDILQPETEFVFPLSHLHLESQRPPIGSISSMEVNVDTLEQVELIDLGDPDGSDVFLPCEDPPPTPQSSGVDNHLEELSLPVPTSDRTTSRTSSSSSSDSSTNLHSPNPSDDGADTPLAQSDEEEERGDGGAEPGACS, encoded by the exons atgggtGCGGGTAACTTTTTGACCGCCTTGGAAGTACCAGTAGCCGCGCTCGCAGGGGCTGCCTCCGACCGCCGGGCGAGCTGCGAGCGAGTGAGCCCGCCACCGCCCCTCCCCCACTTCCGCCTCCCGCCTCTTCCTCGTTCCCGGCTCCCAGGGCCC GTTTCCAGGCTGGAGCCAGGGGCCCTACTGTTGGGATGCTGGCTGCAGTGGGGCGCCCCAAGCCCGGGTCCCCTCTGTCTTCTCTTTCGACTTTGCAGCTGTACTTGTTTTGCTCCTCTACCCGCAGGAGCTGACATGGACCCAAATCCTCGGGCCGCCCTGGAGCGCCAGCAGCTCCGCCTTCGGGAGCGGCAAAAATTCTTCGAGGACATTTTACAGCCAGAGACAGAGTTTGTCTTTCCTCTGTCCCATCTGCATCTCGAGTCGCAGAGAC CCCCCATAGGTAGTATCTCATCCATGGAAGTGAATGTGGACACACTGGAGCAAGTAGAACTTATTGACCTTGGGGACCCGGATGGATCAGATGTGTTCTTGCCTTGCGAAGATCCTCCACCAACCCCCCAGTCGTCTG GGGTGGACAACCATTTGGAGGAGCTGAGCCTGCCAGTGCCTACATCAGACAGGACCACATCTAGgacctcatcctcctcctcctccgacTCCTCCACCAACCTGCATAGCCCAAATCCAAGTGATGATGGAGCAGACACGCCCTTGGCACAGTCGGATGAAGAGGAGGAAAGGGGTGATGGAGGGGCAGAGCCTGGAGCCTGCAGCTAG
- the DBNDD2 gene encoding dysbindin domain-containing protein 2 isoform X2, whose amino-acid sequence MESWALAVFPEYRVSLLRCLELASPLWSLGQAPPRRETWFVGHTWFQGRGKRSPRAEVSRLEPGALLLGCWLQWGAPSPGPLCLLFRLCSCTCFAPLPAGADMDPNPRAALERQQLRLRERQKFFEDILQPETEFVFPLSHLHLESQRPPIGSISSMEVNVDTLEQVELIDLGDPDGSDVFLPCEDPPPTPQSSGMPLCFGDFSASQPEPDVRL is encoded by the exons ATGGAGAGTTGGGCATTGGCTGTGTTCCCTGAATACAGAGTATCTCTCTTGCGGTGCCTGGAACTGGCATCCCCTTTGTGGAGCTTAGGGCAAGCCCCGCCTCGGCGTGAGACTTGGTTTGTGGGACACACTTGGTTTCAGGGAAGGGGAAAGAGGTCACCAAGGGCAGAGGTTTCCAGGCTGGAGCCAGGGGCCCTACTGTTGGGATGCTGGCTGCAGTGGGGCGCCCCAAGCCCGGGTCCCCTCTGTCTTCTCTTTCGACTTTGCAGCTGTACTTGTTTTGCTCCTCTACCCGCAGGAGCTGACATGGACCCAAATCCTCGGGCCGCCCTGGAGCGCCAGCAGCTCCGCCTTCGGGAGCGGCAAAAATTCTTCGAGGACATTTTACAGCCAGAGACAGAGTTTGTCTTTCCTCTGTCCCATCTGCATCTCGAGTCGCAGAGAC CCCCCATAGGTAGTATCTCATCCATGGAAGTGAATGTGGACACACTGGAGCAAGTAGAACTTATTGACCTTGGGGACCCGGATGGATCAGATGTGTTCTTGCCTTGCGAAGATCCTCCACCAACCCCCCAGTCGTCTGGTATGCCCCTCTGCTTTGGGGACTTCAGTGCCAGTCAGCCAGAGCCGGATGTCAGGCTCTGA
- the DBNDD2 gene encoding dysbindin domain-containing protein 2 isoform X1 — protein MESWALAVFPEYRVSLLRCLELASPLWSLGQAPPRRETWFVGHTWFQGRGKRSPRAEVSRLEPGALLLGCWLQWGAPSPGPLCLLFRLCSCTCFAPLPAGADMDPNPRAALERQQLRLRERQKFFEDILQPETEFVFPLSHLHLESQRPPIGSISSMEVNVDTLEQVELIDLGDPDGSDVFLPCEDPPPTPQSSGVDNHLEELSLPVPTSDRTTSRTSSSSSSDSSTNLHSPNPSDDGADTPLAQSDEEEERGDGGAEPGACS, from the exons ATGGAGAGTTGGGCATTGGCTGTGTTCCCTGAATACAGAGTATCTCTCTTGCGGTGCCTGGAACTGGCATCCCCTTTGTGGAGCTTAGGGCAAGCCCCGCCTCGGCGTGAGACTTGGTTTGTGGGACACACTTGGTTTCAGGGAAGGGGAAAGAGGTCACCAAGGGCAGAGGTTTCCAGGCTGGAGCCAGGGGCCCTACTGTTGGGATGCTGGCTGCAGTGGGGCGCCCCAAGCCCGGGTCCCCTCTGTCTTCTCTTTCGACTTTGCAGCTGTACTTGTTTTGCTCCTCTACCCGCAGGAGCTGACATGGACCCAAATCCTCGGGCCGCCCTGGAGCGCCAGCAGCTCCGCCTTCGGGAGCGGCAAAAATTCTTCGAGGACATTTTACAGCCAGAGACAGAGTTTGTCTTTCCTCTGTCCCATCTGCATCTCGAGTCGCAGAGAC CCCCCATAGGTAGTATCTCATCCATGGAAGTGAATGTGGACACACTGGAGCAAGTAGAACTTATTGACCTTGGGGACCCGGATGGATCAGATGTGTTCTTGCCTTGCGAAGATCCTCCACCAACCCCCCAGTCGTCTG GGGTGGACAACCATTTGGAGGAGCTGAGCCTGCCAGTGCCTACATCAGACAGGACCACATCTAGgacctcatcctcctcctcctccgacTCCTCCACCAACCTGCATAGCCCAAATCCAAGTGATGATGGAGCAGACACGCCCTTGGCACAGTCGGATGAAGAGGAGGAAAGGGGTGATGGAGGGGCAGAGCCTGGAGCCTGCAGCTAG
- the DBNDD2 gene encoding dysbindin domain-containing protein 2 isoform X3, with translation MDPNPRAALERQQLRLRERQKFFEDILQPETEFVFPLSHLHLESQRPPIGSISSMEVNVDTLEQVELIDLGDPDGSDVFLPCEDPPPTPQSSGVDNHLEELSLPVPTSDRTTSRTSSSSSSDSSTNLHSPNPSDDGADTPLAQSDEEEERGDGGAEPGACS, from the exons ATGGACCCAAATCCTCGGGCCGCCCTGGAGCGCCAGCAGCTCCGCCTTCGGGAGCGGCAAAAATTCTTCGAGGACATTTTACAGCCAGAGACAGAGTTTGTCTTTCCTCTGTCCCATCTGCATCTCGAGTCGCAGAGAC CCCCCATAGGTAGTATCTCATCCATGGAAGTGAATGTGGACACACTGGAGCAAGTAGAACTTATTGACCTTGGGGACCCGGATGGATCAGATGTGTTCTTGCCTTGCGAAGATCCTCCACCAACCCCCCAGTCGTCTG GGGTGGACAACCATTTGGAGGAGCTGAGCCTGCCAGTGCCTACATCAGACAGGACCACATCTAGgacctcatcctcctcctcctccgacTCCTCCACCAACCTGCATAGCCCAAATCCAAGTGATGATGGAGCAGACACGCCCTTGGCACAGTCGGATGAAGAGGAGGAAAGGGGTGATGGAGGGGCAGAGCCTGGAGCCTGCAGCTAG
- the DBNDD2 gene encoding dysbindin domain-containing protein 2 isoform X4: MDPNPRAALERQQLRLRERQKFFEDILQPETEFVFPLSHLHLESQRPPIGSISSMEVNVDTLEQVELIDLGDPDGSDVFLPCEDPPPTPQSSGMPLCFGDFSASQPEPDVRL; this comes from the exons ATGGACCCAAATCCTCGGGCCGCCCTGGAGCGCCAGCAGCTCCGCCTTCGGGAGCGGCAAAAATTCTTCGAGGACATTTTACAGCCAGAGACAGAGTTTGTCTTTCCTCTGTCCCATCTGCATCTCGAGTCGCAGAGAC CCCCCATAGGTAGTATCTCATCCATGGAAGTGAATGTGGACACACTGGAGCAAGTAGAACTTATTGACCTTGGGGACCCGGATGGATCAGATGTGTTCTTGCCTTGCGAAGATCCTCCACCAACCCCCCAGTCGTCTGGTATGCCCCTCTGCTTTGGGGACTTCAGTGCCAGTCAGCCAGAGCCGGATGTCAGGCTCTGA
- the PIGT gene encoding GPI transamidase component PIG-T isoform X1 — MAAAMPLALLVLLLLGPGGWCLAEPPRDSLREELVITPLPSGDVAATFQFRTRWDSELQREGVSHYRLFPKALGQLISKYSLRELHLSFTQGFWRTRYWGPPFLQAPSGAELWVWFQDTVTDVDKSWKELSNVLSGIFCASLNFIDSTNTVTPTASFKPLGLANDTDHYFLRYAVLPREVVCTENLTPWKKLLPCSSKAGLSVLLKADRLFHTSYHSQAVHIRPVCRNARCTSISWELRQTLSVVFDAFITGQGKKDWSLFRMFSRTLTEPCPLASESRVYVDITTYNQDNETLEVHPPPTTTYQDVILGTRKTYAIYDLLDTAMINNSRNLNIQLKWKRPPENEAPPVPFLHAQRYVSGYGLQKGELSTLLYNTHPYRAFPVLLLDTVPWYLRLYVHTLTITSKGKENKPSYIHYQPAQDRLQPHLLEMLIQLPANSVTKVSIQFERALLKWTEYTPDPNHGFYVSPSVLSALVPSMVAAKPVDWEESPLFNSLFPVSDGSNYFVRLYTEPLLVNLPTPDFSMPYNVICLTCTVVAVCYGSFYNLLTRTFHIEEPRTGGLAKRLANLIRRARGVPPL, encoded by the exons ATGGCGGCGGCTATGCCGCTTGCTCTGCTCGTCCTGTTGCTCCTGGGGCCCGGCGGCTGGTGCCTTGCAGAACCCCCACGCGACAGCCTGCGGGAGGAACTTGTCATCACCCCGCTGCCTTCCGGGGACGTAGCCGCCACATTCCAGTTCCGCACGCGCTGGGATTCGGAGCTTCAGCGGGAAGGAG TGTCCCATTACAGGCTCTTTCCCAAAGCCCTGGGGCAGCTGATCTCCAAGTATTCTCTACGGGAGCTGCACCTGTCATTCACACAAGGCTTTTGGAGGACCCGATACTGGGGGCCACCCTTCCTGCAGGCCCCATCAGGTGCAGAGCTGTGGGTCTGGTTCCAAGACACTGTCACTGA TGTGGATAAATCTTGGAAGGAGCTCAGTAATGTCCTCTCAGGGATCTTCTGCGCCTCTCTCAACTTCATCGACTCCACCAACACAGTCACTCCCACTGCCTCCTTCAAACCCCTGGGTCTGGCCAATG ACACTGACCACTACTTTCTGCGCTATGCTGTGCTGCCACGGGAGGTGGTCTGCACCGAAAACCTCACCCCCTGGAAGAAGCTCTTGCCCTGTAGTTCCAAG GCAGGCCTCTCTGTGCTGCTGAAGGCAGATCGCTTGTTCCACACCAGCTACCACTCCCAGGCAGTGCATATCCGCCCTGTTTGCAGA AATGCACGCTGTACTAGCATCTCCTGGGAGCTGAGGCAGACCCTGTCAGTTGTATTTGATGCCTTCATCACGGGGCAGGGAAAGAAAG ACTGGTCCCTCTTCCGGATGTTCTCCCGAACCCTCACGGAGCCCTGCCCCCTGGCTTCAGAGAGCCGAGTCTATGTGGACATCACCACCTACAACCAG GACAACGAGACATTAGAGGTGCACCCACCCCCGACCACTACATATCAGGACGTCATCCTAGGCACTCGGAAGACCTATGCCATCTATGACTTGCTTGACACCGCCATGATCAACAACTCTCGAAACCTCAACATCCAGCTCAAGTGGAAGAGACCCCCAGAGAATG AGGCCCCCCCAGTGCCCTTCCTGCATGCCCAGCGGTACGTGAGCGGCTATGGGCTGCAGAAGGGGGAGCTGAGCACACTGCTGTACAACACCCACCCATACCGGGCCTTCCCGGTGCTGCTGCTGGACACCGTACCCTGGTATCTGCGGCTGTATGTGCACACCCTCACCATCACCTCCAAGGGCAAGGAGAACAAACCAA GTTACATCCACTACCAGCCTGCCCAGGACCGGCTGCAACCCCACCTCCTGGAGATGCTGATTCAGCTGCCGGCCAACTCAGTCACCAAGGTTTCCATCCAGTTTGAGCGGGCGCTGCTGAAGTGGACCGAGTACACGCCAGATCCTAACCATGGCTTCTATGTCAG CCCATCTGTCCTCAGCGCCCTTGTGCCCAGCATGGTAGCAGCCAAGCCAGTGGACTGGGAAGAGAGTCCCCTCTTCAACAGCTT GTTCCCAGTCTCTGATGGCTCTAACTACTTTGTGCGGCTCTACACGGAGCCGCTGCTGGTGAACCTGCCGACACCGGACTTCAGCATGCCCTACAACGTGATCTGCCTCACGTGCACTGTGGTGGCCGTGTGCTATGGCTCCTTCTACAATCTCCTCACCCGAACCTTCCACATCGAGGAGCCCCGCACAGGTGGCCTGGCCAAGCGGCTGGCCAACCTTATCCGGCGTGCCCGAGGTGTCCCCCCACTCTGA
- the PIGT gene encoding GPI transamidase component PIG-T isoform X2, translating to MFSRTLTEPCPLASESRVYVDITTYNQDNETLEVHPPPTTTYQDVILGTRKTYAIYDLLDTAMINNSRNLNIQLKWKRPPENEAPPVPFLHAQRYVSGYGLQKGELSTLLYNTHPYRAFPVLLLDTVPWYLRLYVHTLTITSKGKENKPSYIHYQPAQDRLQPHLLEMLIQLPANSVTKVSIQFERALLKWTEYTPDPNHGFYVSPSVLSALVPSMVAAKPVDWEESPLFNSLFPVSDGSNYFVRLYTEPLLVNLPTPDFSMPYNVICLTCTVVAVCYGSFYNLLTRTFHIEEPRTGGLAKRLANLIRRARGVPPL from the exons ATGTTCTCCCGAACCCTCACGGAGCCCTGCCCCCTGGCTTCAGAGAGCCGAGTCTATGTGGACATCACCACCTACAACCAG GACAACGAGACATTAGAGGTGCACCCACCCCCGACCACTACATATCAGGACGTCATCCTAGGCACTCGGAAGACCTATGCCATCTATGACTTGCTTGACACCGCCATGATCAACAACTCTCGAAACCTCAACATCCAGCTCAAGTGGAAGAGACCCCCAGAGAATG AGGCCCCCCCAGTGCCCTTCCTGCATGCCCAGCGGTACGTGAGCGGCTATGGGCTGCAGAAGGGGGAGCTGAGCACACTGCTGTACAACACCCACCCATACCGGGCCTTCCCGGTGCTGCTGCTGGACACCGTACCCTGGTATCTGCGGCTGTATGTGCACACCCTCACCATCACCTCCAAGGGCAAGGAGAACAAACCAA GTTACATCCACTACCAGCCTGCCCAGGACCGGCTGCAACCCCACCTCCTGGAGATGCTGATTCAGCTGCCGGCCAACTCAGTCACCAAGGTTTCCATCCAGTTTGAGCGGGCGCTGCTGAAGTGGACCGAGTACACGCCAGATCCTAACCATGGCTTCTATGTCAG CCCATCTGTCCTCAGCGCCCTTGTGCCCAGCATGGTAGCAGCCAAGCCAGTGGACTGGGAAGAGAGTCCCCTCTTCAACAGCTT GTTCCCAGTCTCTGATGGCTCTAACTACTTTGTGCGGCTCTACACGGAGCCGCTGCTGGTGAACCTGCCGACACCGGACTTCAGCATGCCCTACAACGTGATCTGCCTCACGTGCACTGTGGTGGCCGTGTGCTATGGCTCCTTCTACAATCTCCTCACCCGAACCTTCCACATCGAGGAGCCCCGCACAGGTGGCCTGGCCAAGCGGCTGGCCAACCTTATCCGGCGTGCCCGAGGTGTCCCCCCACTCTGA